TGTATATAATCAGGTCatgaaatactccctccatcctagtaTAGTATATAAGACGTAACCACCTCGGTTCAAAGACCAAGAAATATATTTAATTCTCTCTCAACACTAGTACTATTGCACCAATATACGTGCGTATAGAGAGAGGACGCCTTATTTCATGGGACTTGAATAAAAAGTGATTACGCCTTATATAATAGGACGGAGGAAGTAATTAAGGAAACCACAAATCTTGGAAAAAAGGACCAACATCACGAAGGCTACCGATCCTGCCTCCCCGGGCCATTTTCTTTTTCCCTCGCCTCCCACggaggtcttgtttggatgttgtcggattcaccccaatccacatgtgttagagTGGATTGGTGtgcaatttagttcaagttccacCGCCATTTATATGATTATTAAAAAAACTTATGCAAGGCTCTAAACCTCTCTCTCTTTTTAGAAAGAGATATGAAGTAGAACTGCATATTTTTACACTGAGAAGAAGAAATAGTTTACGGTTTACACAGTTTACGTACAACGCACTCACGCTTGAGCATGACGATGTAAACATATTATTATACATGAGTTTATTGTACGGCTATATTGGAGGGCCCAATGCATGCAAAAACCACGCGAAGTAACGGTTTCACATGTCCGGCTGTCCCCCTACCTTATACGAGAAGATGATCTATCTAGACAATATCAAACGTGACATGCTGCGGGAGTACTGTACTGATGGTGGTTCTAGCAATTTGTTTAGCTTCCTGGACGGGTGGTTCACCGCCTCCATATCGCCGGTAATTAAATGGTGGATATTGACCAATTTCTACTCTAAGAACCTCCAGTGCATCCGCATTTTCAATGATATGGAGAAGAAATTCGAGTTGCCCTCTTGTTGCTCTGAATCCTGAGATCCATACGTTCTTCAAATGATTATATTTGCATTTACATTGCCCAAGGTCTTTTCGGCTTGGACCCCCTTGTGCAAACCATAGATTGAAGCCAGCAAACTGCAAAAAGAGTAAATCATGAACAAATTAAGACAAGAACCTTGCTGTGGGTGCATATAGATAGACTTGGTGAAATTTTAGCTATATACATAATATAATCaccatttttttaatttttttgaggAGTGCATTTGAACCCCTAGTTATATATGGAACAGCTTCGCCCCCTAGCTGGGTATCAGTAGTAATAATAAGAGGACGAATAATACGTAACACTTGAATGAATTGGAAAATTACGAAACATTGAAAAATATATATAATGTACTAACATGGATGGGACTTACATGGACCTCCAGCTTTTCAATAAACGGTGCGGCTCTCAGGAATGAAACCGATGAATAAAGAAGCTTGTCAACCTCGTAGTGGAAATATCGAATTAGCAACTGTAAATGCCGGAGATTGGAAAACCTTTTTAACGGGCGATCCCACGACCATTGCTTCTGAGAGAGTGAGAATTGAAACACAGAAAATTAATTAATTGTTTGAAGCTAGGTTATTACATTATTATTGATTGTGATTTGAAATAAAACATGAATGAAATAGTTAGGAACAGTACGGTACCTCTAGATATTTCAAACCAGGCCTCAAATCGGAGGTGAGGCTCTGCACGCTTGGAATACCATTGACAAGGGATATGAGCGCATGCTCAAAAACCGCCTTGAGCAAGTCAAGATTTGCACTTTGCAGGTTCAACGAATGGACAAGACGGATAGGTACCAAGCGTCCGGTGTACTCAAAGGTAGCTAGATTGGCAGCATTGATGTCTATCTTGGTGACGAGCCCATATTCAACATTGAGGTAGAGCAGACTAGGCAGTGGAGTCGCCAGCGTGAGTTGATCGTCGACGACGCATCTGTCTATGTGAAGCCACTGGATCTTGCTGGCGCAACGGGACAGCAGGTGCTCAAGATCCTCCCTGGCCATATGCAGCACCTCCAGACGAAGCTTCCTCAGATTCGGGAAGCCTTTGAACTGCGACGGTGGTCTGAAAGATACAAAGCTAAGGTGCAGCTGCTGCAGGCTGCTTCCCCAGTTGTTGTCTGAAACTGAAAGCAGCTGCTGGAAAGGAAACACGTACAGATCCTGCTTTCGGGGTAGACAATCCATCGTGCTCCCACCAGGTTTCGGGCTTGAGATCCAGGGATAGGTTCTTGGTCCGCGACGACGAGACGGCAAATTCCACCCACATGTGGATGTGATGAGCTAGCAGGCCGTGGGCGCCGCCGACGAAATCGGTTCTGACCTCAAGCGTTTCCACGACTTTGCagcggctacggtgtttctgCAAGACGCCGTTGACGTGAGGGATAAATCTCGCCACCTGGGTGGTTTCGCTCAGCTCGTACCTCTCGCATTTGCATATCGACACAGCATGGAAGGTTAGCCTGGGGCACGCTGACCACAGACGCATGCATCGCCTCCACTCGCTTGACAGGACGCTACTTCTTGCAATTTCTTTTGCCGGCAGCTTCGACACGATCGTGTACAAAATGTCCTGCATGCATGcaagttttttttctctctctcattAGTACATACATATATTCAGTTGATTGAATATGAAATAATAGTGTGTATATACAATACCGGTGGAAGATCGGTGAATCGAAGGCCTGTTGCTGGGTTGTTGTTGTGTTGGGTCACCTCGTCGTCGACTGACAATGCTGCTGCGTCGGGGGACGAGGAGAGCCGGCGGCGGAAAGGAGGAAACCACCACATCCACATGTTGGCAAGCGCCGAGAGCACACCCCGAAACATGATCCGTATTATTTTCCAATCCAATCAATCAAAAAGGAAACAACGGcatgtatttatatatatacagacATCTCATGATCGGTTTCTGGGTCCTGGCCTGGGAACAGGAACCAACGACCACCGTTTCGGATACAGTACAGCAGGGGTCGTATCGTATTGTATTCTGCTGCGGTCGCGCCACCTTGCCTGACTCGACTCGCCCGCTGGGGCAGAAGCGTGGACAGAGGACGACGGGTCGCGGggtccgaattttttactttttagcttttttttaagtttctcacaaatagatctctggaggaaagatttcagaatctagacccttagctcggcgccgagATAACactgttagaattgatctcatccgttttgacccaacggtcgagacggaccccttgaccgcgtcctgatcggggacgtctagccatctagtggctagtgggcccccgtcgcacagtgcctataaagaggaggtggggcaaacggctctgttcacgaggttcaccgccgccacagccccactgtcctaaccctaatccgatccagagggtggcactgccagcggcgggaagcgccactgcctccaccaccaccgccggtctccaccgctactccgaccgtcgctgcctagtGCAGAGCTTCACCAACGAACCAGTgaaggcagggagctcctccgatggtcagatgctcctacatctccctctctctctgttaTCTACTCCCTCTGAATCTCAAAGTCACTGATTATCCCaaatagaaaagaactcaccccactgatctacacctagatggtccaaagtgactaacaatggtatcagagaagGTTCTTTAGTATGTAGATCTGGATCGGGGATGAGATTGAAACACGGTTTCAACAAAGAACAGACTCTAACCCTAGTGGGTGAAGACGGAAGGGGCTCGGTTTCAAGACCGCTTgatccgaaccctaaacccgaCGAACTTCGGTTCGGAGAAAATGAAACCCTAAACAAATTGGACGGTCCGGAGAAGTTTTCCCCACCGCCGTCATTACCGCCTCACGCGGGATGGAGCACCCGCTGCCGTTTTGCTGACGCGCGGGAAGAGATGAGTTAGATCCGGTTCGGATCGAAAGAAAAGAAATATagagggttcatcgaaccctaaaccctaatcgggtaatagaaagaaaagaaagaaggggATTCGAATTCGATTCGGAGTACCctaaagaaccctaaccctaaagaacAGTGAATCGAATCGGCCCTAACCCTAACttgccgaaaccctaaccctagaatccCCAAATCCCAGAAAAGGTGAGAACGAACAAGGGTCCTACCTGGGCCGACCGCGTCGTcggccctcgccggcgtgcgggaAGACGGCCGTGCCACGCCACCGCGCGGGCTCGGTCCGCAAAGGGCACCACCGTGGCTCTCCTCGACGGTGCCGCGCGCGCTGGCGAGAGGTGCCGCGGCGGCGCTGTCACCTTCAAGTCCTCCTCTGGACGCCATGCGCAGCTGCTGGCTGCACTCGGCGCGgatgagagagaaggggagggaaaGAATGAAGCTAGGGTTGAGGGACGCCGCGGCCGGTGGGAGTTTTGTTCCTCCGAGATCGATGCTCAGTCGTAGGATCGGCGCGAACGGTGGGGATTGTGTGGGCCAATCAGCGGCCTAGGCGGGCGAGCGAGTCGCGGCgttttgccggcccaggcccacgttgcggcctgggtggctgcgcgcgcgcgcgtgccgAGTTGGGCCGGGCCATTTTGTTGGTTGGGCCACAATGCAGTAAAGTTTAAGCCATTttcatttttcattttccagtaaaATTTTATCTCCTAGAAAATGAAtaatggctcaaagaaaattagaaaagagaattttactgtgggtaaaattcactcaATTAAGTtgatgtttccgctgcaaagttaaaggtttattgtcttctaatttgatgaacagttatagttattcagtaaatgatgaaaagtttatcctccagttaaaattaGAACCAAAgagaagaatttttttttaattggaggaatagtcggttTATAGATAAAAtgaattataatattattattttctgaccaacgttgatgataacaatattataagttcaTTTATGAATTTAAGcttaaagttaaattatggtattgttattttctgaccaacgttgatgataacaatattacaactatatgagttttatgtttaaagtttaaatctctgatgaattttgcatcaaagtgaccaatttttcagagaaaatataaagatcaaggaatgctcttaaaatagagaaatatattttcatgtttccgctgcaaagaagttgattgtcttctaattaaattcgaaccaatgagagaatttaattttgaggagcagtactatgttttcaagattattgaatttctatacgttaattccatttctgcccaacggtgatgtggaattaatgtagaagaatgatgttttattctatttctgcccaacggtgatatagaatagaacataaagttttcaaagtttaatgagcattattgttgaatatttttcagacaaaagacctccatgctttcattcttgaaggcagaaagagaaatgagctgggtacttgtgactcagatgatgaaatgcctaagggcaagttatgtacGAAAGAATGCCATTGGTTAAGGGACTgcgttctctttaaagaatgacttcaaaagaaaagaattctaggatattgatccaagaaaagagatagatcaatgagagttttcattgagaaatgtcttttatgtactctctgtggagaagaatttattttcagtttcacttatgagagttgtaaaagtcatatacatgtttaatttgactaacattggattaaacatgtgtgttaaaagaatattcggatttatttctgaatttgatgacCGAACACGAGCCAATACTGGCAATTATGTCCGTTCAAAGGAATGTCTCGCATGGCTGGAAAAAGTTTATGATAGTAcccgcatggcgggaaaagtttgagaaaatacccgcatggcgggataaagttggcatagtacatatgttaaccaatcctgcatggcgggagagttTAGCAaagtacttatcccgcatggcgggagaaggatgtgatgactcatgtgctctaagtgtatcccgcacatggagagaagtttgagGTAGCTTTTATGCTATCATAGTAttgaccgtacactctgattgtgtcatggcCATAAGTACTCAACGAGTTTGAGAACAAAAGAATGTTGCATGTGAACCAagagataagaatgatatgcaagtgtgacttgcagaagtattgataataatagactatgttgagttttgaagtgtaatgaggaaaatatactcccatacgaattttttgtttgcatgatgtaatcatgtggatgaagtaagtaatcaaagtttcctcattcacaagagttctgaatgtttcgaaattgtggtagaaaagttcataccacatttcgagggggagaaatgtaagattaagaaagatacttccccatacttcagataatgcaatgcatactatgcattgaaggtaaaagtgatctataaaagatgaatgtgatcgttgaggaagtaagacggtcataataacgatacccctaaagtaaagaaatagctaaattcctggactttTTATAGTTCCGAtgggaagatagcatagtcggctagtattcatactggacgagttCAGAGTCATCAAGGCGGTGCTAAACGCGCCGTATGAGTTTTTtgacagattaaacccaaaataagaaatttgaagatacaccatctttacagaagatggagtaatctgggggagcatggtatgtagatacctaaagcttgaatagaagtgggattacatatccactacagtgtttaGAGCAATaaattgcttaatacatgttgatgttgtatgacatatacaacacctgatgttagctcttaaaaaaatgaataagtaaacaaggatcttatgATACGGGAGGCTATAGAACATTTGCCTTTTGGCAataaagagcaacaatagccccata
The DNA window shown above is from Miscanthus floridulus cultivar M001 unplaced genomic scaffold, ASM1932011v1 os_1157_2_3, whole genome shotgun sequence and carries:
- the LOC136533742 gene encoding uncharacterized protein yields the protein MDCLPRKQDLYVFPFQQLLSVSDNNWGSSLQQLHLSFVSFRPPSQFKGFPNLRKLRLEVLHMAREDLEHLLSRCASKIQWLHIDRCVVDDQLTLATPLPSLLYLNVEYGLVTKIDINAANLATFEYTGRLVPIRLVHSLNLQSANLDLLKAVFEHALISLVNGIPSVQSLTSDLRPGLKYLELLIRYFHYEVDKLLYSSVSFLRAAPFIEKLEVHFAGFNLWFAQGGPSRKDLGQCKCKYNHLKNVWISGFRATRGQLEFLLHIIENADALEVLRVEIGQYPPFNYRRYGGGEPPVQEAKQIARTTISTVLPQHVTFDIV